From the Salinimicrobium tongyeongense genome, one window contains:
- a CDS encoding cellulase N-terminal Ig-like domain-containing protein → MLLLVFGRFINVYSQELKLNELEYFETQGVNILVYNNLFTGGFNDEKTAGIELIHHGVRTAQGGAVRLSNTPEQWDLVPAIPTRKLNRESQSVESVLRYEDYNFESRVVVSAKGKGVEISVYLDKPVPEELEGKAGFNLEFLPSQYWSKTYLMDGRINRFPRYVVGNSTTTPHSEKLKQFKGYKTYDDRGTGEYIEPLPLETGRTLLIAPEEPSRMVKIQSHNADLMLFDGRVLAQNGWFVVRSLLPEGKTGKVLTWTVEPNAVEDWVREPNIGFSQVGYLPAQEKVAVIELDKKDEPLEKASIYKIGEDGKATEVFSGKIESWGDYYKYHYVKFDFSKVDSPGIYYIQYGNFKTNNFIINNSVYDKITDATSDIWIPIHMNHMFVKEGYRVWHGEPFKDGYLQAPPNTDHFDLHDQGPTTDTKYEGLELIPGLNVGGFFDAGDFDIETHSNISVVENFVQTWEYFKPLRDQTFVDQEARHVVLHRPDGTPDILQFIEHGTLNLVAQAEIIGHMAQTLSNSVLYNYHHLGDAASLTDGLPYNADLGPYEVAADGQSSGVKDDMWAFTSRNPSLDLRAATMFAAASRALKGYNDDLSERALFQSKRLLKEATDLLAKQPQDSTSREWASVADISTNLQLYISTGEKQYVERFEELLWPALDRNVSFVILTALHGIPHMDASYKEKLRPYVVKYKDYINELENSNPYGVPIGLGNWAGSGIIVNFGTTISFANKHFPDIIDSSHAFKTTDWLFGKHPYHNYSLVATLGAARPKEVFYGNNRADFSFIPGNVAPGILFRKPDHFENYDDWPFLWGQNEGTIGGNTSYLIFGSAFKNMILSKK, encoded by the coding sequence GTGCTACTACTAGTATTTGGAAGGTTTATTAATGTTTATAGCCAGGAATTAAAGCTCAACGAGCTCGAATACTTTGAAACACAGGGAGTGAATATATTAGTGTACAATAATTTATTCACAGGAGGTTTCAACGATGAAAAAACTGCAGGCATAGAATTGATTCATCACGGGGTAAGAACGGCTCAGGGTGGTGCTGTAAGATTATCAAATACTCCTGAACAGTGGGATCTGGTTCCGGCAATACCCACCCGAAAGCTAAATCGTGAATCCCAAAGTGTGGAGTCTGTATTGCGCTATGAAGATTACAATTTTGAATCGAGAGTAGTTGTTTCTGCTAAAGGAAAAGGAGTGGAGATCTCTGTATATCTCGATAAGCCTGTTCCCGAAGAACTTGAAGGAAAAGCCGGTTTCAACCTTGAATTCCTTCCTTCTCAGTATTGGTCCAAAACTTACTTAATGGATGGACGAATCAATCGATTTCCCAGATATGTAGTAGGTAACAGCACTACAACACCTCATAGTGAAAAGCTGAAACAATTTAAAGGTTATAAAACTTACGATGATAGAGGAACGGGGGAATATATTGAGCCATTGCCTCTAGAAACAGGGCGCACCCTTCTAATAGCACCCGAAGAACCTTCACGTATGGTGAAAATCCAATCGCATAATGCCGATTTAATGCTTTTTGACGGGCGTGTGCTTGCTCAAAACGGATGGTTTGTAGTGCGAAGCCTTCTTCCTGAAGGAAAAACAGGAAAAGTTTTAACCTGGACTGTTGAACCAAATGCAGTTGAAGACTGGGTAAGAGAACCTAACATAGGATTTTCTCAGGTAGGATATCTTCCTGCGCAAGAGAAGGTCGCTGTGATAGAGCTCGACAAGAAAGACGAACCTCTTGAAAAAGCTTCCATATATAAAATAGGAGAAGACGGTAAGGCTACTGAAGTATTTAGCGGCAAAATAGAATCCTGGGGTGATTATTATAAATACCACTACGTCAAATTTGACTTTTCAAAGGTTGATTCTCCCGGAATATATTATATACAATACGGCAATTTCAAAACCAACAATTTTATCATAAACAATAGCGTCTATGATAAAATCACTGATGCCACTAGCGATATATGGATTCCGATTCATATGAACCACATGTTTGTAAAGGAGGGCTATAGGGTTTGGCATGGAGAACCATTTAAAGACGGTTACCTACAAGCACCCCCAAATACCGATCATTTTGACCTTCATGATCAGGGACCTACCACAGATACAAAATACGAAGGACTGGAATTAATCCCCGGATTAAATGTAGGTGGCTTTTTTGACGCTGGTGATTTTGATATTGAGACACATTCAAACATTAGTGTAGTGGAGAATTTTGTACAGACCTGGGAATACTTTAAACCCTTACGCGATCAGACTTTTGTTGATCAGGAAGCGCGGCATGTTGTTCTGCATCGCCCTGATGGCACTCCTGATATTCTACAGTTTATAGAACATGGAACTTTGAACCTGGTCGCCCAGGCTGAGATCATTGGCCATATGGCACAAACACTTTCTAATTCTGTACTCTATAATTACCACCACCTGGGTGACGCAGCTTCTCTAACCGATGGACTTCCCTATAATGCTGATCTTGGCCCGTACGAAGTAGCTGCTGACGGCCAATCGAGCGGAGTTAAAGATGACATGTGGGCCTTTACCAGCCGTAACCCCAGTCTGGACCTTAGAGCTGCAACTATGTTTGCTGCAGCAAGCCGGGCGCTTAAAGGATATAATGACGATCTTTCTGAAAGAGCACTTTTCCAATCCAAAAGACTTTTAAAAGAGGCAACAGATTTACTGGCTAAACAGCCACAGGATAGCACAAGTAGAGAATGGGCATCTGTAGCAGATATCTCCACAAACCTCCAACTCTACATCTCTACAGGTGAAAAACAGTATGTCGAAAGATTTGAAGAACTTTTATGGCCTGCCCTTGATCGTAACGTGAGTTTTGTAATATTAACCGCCCTACATGGAATACCGCATATGGATGCATCCTACAAAGAAAAGCTGCGCCCCTATGTGGTGAAATATAAAGACTACATCAACGAGCTCGAAAACAGTAACCCTTATGGAGTACCTATTGGCCTCGGCAATTGGGCAGGAAGTGGCATTATCGTAAACTTTGGCACCACAATTAGCTTTGCCAATAAACATTTCCCCGATATTATTGACTCAAGTCATGCTTTCAAAACTACCGACTGGCTGTTTGGAAAGCATCCCTATCACAATTATTCACTGGTGGCAACGCTTGGCGCAGCCCGCCCAAAAGAAGTCTTCTACGGAAATAACCGGGCCGATTTTTCATTTATTCCCGGTAATGTTGCTCCCGGAATATTATTCAGAAAACCCGACCATTTTGAAAATTACGACGACTGGCCATTTCTATGGGGACAAAATGAGGGAACCATTGGCGGAAACACCAGTTACTTGATTTTTGGATCTGCTTTTAAAAACATGATTCTATCAAAAAAATAA
- a CDS encoding MarR family winged helix-turn-helix transcriptional regulator — translation MKEKTIDYVLRATWIAIAKMYNEEAGKEGSTMATGFALLSIDPEEGTPSTSLGPKMGMEATSLSRTLRTMEDKGLIKRKKNPVDGRSVLIYLTDFGKEMRDYSKKVVLTFDQAVRNEIPQEDLDKFIEVASKIMDLIATRKIYNES, via the coding sequence ATGAAAGAAAAAACCATTGATTACGTCCTTCGCGCGACCTGGATTGCTATTGCCAAAATGTACAATGAAGAGGCCGGAAAAGAAGGAAGTACAATGGCTACAGGCTTTGCTCTTTTGAGTATAGATCCCGAGGAGGGCACCCCTTCTACCTCCCTGGGCCCAAAAATGGGAATGGAAGCCACCAGTTTATCGCGAACCCTTAGAACCATGGAGGACAAAGGTCTCATAAAGCGGAAGAAAAATCCGGTAGACGGGCGTAGTGTATTAATTTACCTCACCGATTTTGGAAAAGAGATGCGCGATTATTCTAAGAAAGTGGTACTTACTTTTGACCAGGCGGTAAGAAATGAAATCCCTCAAGAAGATCTCGATAAGTTTATTGAGGTAGCTTCAAAAATCATGGATCTTATTGCCACGCGTAAAATTTACAATGAATCATAA
- a CDS encoding SusC/RagA family TonB-linked outer membrane protein, translating into MGVLLKFFFSGSLFAANGADSFGVELENQVQQQNIVTGTVTSSIDGFGLPGANVFEKGFPERGTATDFEGNYSIEVSSADAVLVFSYIGFGTVEKSVAGQSVVNVMLEPDQDALEEVVIVGYGTQRKETVVGAVTQTTGEVLERTGGVSDVGSALTGALPGLITSASTGLPGGEAPQIVIRGQNSWNGTSPLILVDGVERPEFFNNMSISSIASMSVLKDASATAVFGSRGANGVIIVTTKRGLSGKAEITANFNSTMKVVSKLPGTYNAYDAIGVRNRAIEYELSTNPASWGQIVPEEIRDKYRNPANLAERERYPDVDWQKVLFKDYAMSYNANVNIRGGTDFVKYFATLDFQNEGDLFRDFENSRGYDPGYEYNRLNFRSNLDFQLTSTTTLRTDLGGTYGVRKSPWGGGNEYPFWDAAYNGIPTLFMPRYSDGNYGYYAPNAQKGLNSVRILSLSGVEKETTARISTTFVLDQDLSMLLKGLKFNGTLAVDNTFIENDRGVNDLYNDAQQKWIDPETGEVTLAEGISSTTGLDFYNPGPRWSPASGTVDAAWRKIFYQLKLDYAKTFAEDHNVNLMGLMNRQKDARGNGIPEYREDWVFRATYNYKSKYMLEYNGAYNGSEKFAPEYRFAFFSSGGVGWTVTEEEFMQSVSFLDMLKLRASYGEVGDDNIGARFLFMDEWAYGGNSQLGLVGEAGELSPYAWYVQEQVGNPFVRWETVYKYNVGMDFGLFKGLFDGSVDVFRDDREDILMSGDRAIPSYFGADAPAANLGKVRTQGYEITLGVNHTFNNGLNVWADFAMTHAEDEVLERDDPQLLADYQKDAGYALGQARTHISSGYYNTWDELYGSTPHNTNNLNKLPGNYQILDYNGDGIIDSFDSAPFGYSGVPQNTYSTNVGIEWKGFSIFTQFYGVNNVTRQVVFNSLAGQSDRVYEQGTYWSKDNPNADTPMPRWNSVVSGYNIGNRYFYDGSYLRLKNAEIAYRFTHDMVKDFGLQNLRVYVNGNNLLLWTDMPDDRESNFAGTGWASQGAYPTVKRFNIGFNVTF; encoded by the coding sequence TTGGGGGTATTATTAAAATTTTTCTTTTCTGGCTCCCTATTCGCGGCCAATGGAGCCGATAGTTTTGGTGTTGAACTGGAGAATCAGGTTCAGCAGCAGAATATTGTAACAGGAACGGTAACCTCGTCTATAGATGGTTTTGGTCTTCCTGGAGCTAATGTTTTTGAAAAAGGATTTCCTGAAAGAGGTACTGCTACAGACTTTGAGGGGAATTATTCTATTGAGGTATCTTCTGCAGACGCTGTTCTTGTTTTTAGTTATATAGGGTTTGGAACTGTAGAAAAATCAGTGGCAGGGCAATCTGTCGTTAATGTGATGCTTGAGCCAGATCAAGATGCGCTGGAAGAAGTTGTAATTGTGGGTTACGGTACACAAAGAAAAGAAACTGTAGTGGGGGCTGTAACTCAGACTACAGGTGAAGTTTTGGAACGTACCGGAGGGGTGTCTGACGTGGGTTCTGCACTAACCGGTGCCTTGCCTGGGCTCATAACATCGGCCAGTACAGGATTGCCAGGAGGGGAAGCACCGCAAATTGTCATTAGGGGGCAGAATAGCTGGAATGGCACCTCCCCCTTAATTCTTGTAGATGGAGTGGAGCGCCCTGAATTCTTTAATAATATGTCAATTAGCTCGATAGCATCTATGTCGGTCCTAAAAGATGCATCGGCTACAGCGGTATTTGGTTCCAGAGGAGCTAATGGGGTTATTATTGTTACTACAAAAAGAGGACTTTCAGGAAAGGCAGAGATTACTGCCAATTTTAATTCTACGATGAAAGTAGTTTCAAAATTACCTGGAACTTATAATGCTTATGATGCGATAGGTGTAAGGAATAGGGCTATAGAGTATGAGCTTTCAACAAACCCTGCCAGTTGGGGTCAAATAGTTCCTGAAGAAATAAGGGATAAATATCGAAATCCGGCAAATCTTGCGGAGCGTGAACGCTATCCCGATGTGGACTGGCAAAAGGTTTTGTTTAAAGATTATGCAATGTCATACAACGCCAACGTAAATATTCGTGGAGGTACAGACTTTGTAAAATACTTCGCAACTCTTGATTTTCAGAATGAGGGCGATTTATTCAGGGACTTCGAAAACAGTAGAGGGTATGATCCTGGGTATGAATATAACCGACTTAACTTTCGAAGTAATTTAGATTTTCAGCTTACTTCTACAACTACATTGCGAACTGACTTAGGAGGAACTTATGGTGTTCGTAAGAGTCCTTGGGGTGGAGGTAATGAGTATCCGTTTTGGGATGCCGCTTATAATGGAATTCCAACCCTCTTTATGCCTCGTTATTCTGATGGGAATTATGGGTACTATGCTCCAAATGCTCAAAAAGGACTTAACTCTGTGCGCATACTTTCTCTTAGCGGTGTGGAGAAAGAAACCACGGCTCGTATCTCTACAACTTTTGTGTTAGATCAGGACCTGAGTATGTTGCTGAAAGGGTTGAAATTTAATGGAACTTTGGCTGTCGATAATACCTTTATCGAAAACGATAGAGGTGTAAATGACTTATACAACGATGCTCAGCAAAAATGGATTGACCCTGAAACTGGTGAAGTAACCCTTGCTGAAGGTATTAGTTCTACCACCGGACTTGATTTTTACAATCCCGGGCCAAGGTGGTCTCCGGCAAGCGGGACTGTTGATGCAGCATGGCGTAAAATCTTCTATCAGTTGAAACTTGATTATGCAAAAACTTTTGCAGAAGATCATAATGTCAATCTCATGGGGCTAATGAACCGCCAGAAAGATGCCAGGGGGAATGGTATTCCAGAATATAGGGAAGATTGGGTTTTTAGGGCGACCTATAACTATAAAAGCAAATACATGCTTGAGTATAATGGTGCCTATAACGGCTCAGAGAAATTTGCACCTGAATACCGTTTTGCATTCTTCTCCTCTGGAGGGGTTGGATGGACTGTTACTGAAGAAGAGTTTATGCAATCTGTTTCTTTCCTGGATATGCTAAAGCTGCGTGCGTCCTACGGGGAAGTTGGGGATGATAATATTGGTGCTCGATTTTTGTTTATGGATGAATGGGCGTATGGAGGCAATTCTCAACTTGGTTTAGTAGGTGAGGCGGGGGAATTGAGTCCTTACGCGTGGTATGTGCAGGAGCAGGTGGGCAATCCTTTTGTGCGTTGGGAAACAGTATATAAGTATAACGTGGGAATGGATTTTGGCTTGTTTAAAGGGCTTTTTGATGGGTCTGTAGATGTCTTTAGAGATGACCGGGAAGATATCTTGATGTCAGGTGACAGGGCAATTCCTTCATACTTTGGGGCAGATGCCCCTGCAGCCAACCTTGGAAAGGTTAGAACTCAAGGTTACGAGATTACATTAGGTGTGAACCATACCTTTAATAATGGATTAAATGTATGGGCAGACTTTGCTATGACTCACGCAGAGGATGAAGTGTTGGAACGGGATGACCCGCAGTTGTTAGCCGATTATCAAAAAGATGCAGGATACGCTTTGGGGCAGGCACGTACGCACATTAGTAGTGGGTACTATAATACCTGGGATGAATTATATGGAAGTACCCCCCACAACACGAACAACCTTAATAAATTACCAGGGAACTATCAAATTCTCGATTACAACGGAGATGGGATAATTGACAGTTTTGATTCCGCCCCATTTGGATATTCAGGGGTACCTCAGAATACTTATAGTACTAATGTAGGTATAGAATGGAAAGGCTTCAGCATATTTACTCAGTTTTATGGAGTTAATAATGTTACCCGACAGGTTGTATTCAACAGTCTTGCAGGCCAATCTGACCGGGTTTACGAACAGGGTACTTACTGGTCTAAAGATAATCCTAATGCCGATACACCCATGCCACGCTGGAATTCGGTAGTGTCGGGTTATAATATTGGGAATCGTTATTTCTACGATGGCTCTTATCTCCGTCTCAAAAATGCCGAAATAGCCTATCGTTTTACACATGATATGGTAAAAGACTTTGGGCTTCAAAATCTGCGCGTTTATGTGAATGGTAACAACCTTTTATTATGGACAGATATGCCTGATGATAGAGAATCGAATTTTGCCGGAACAGGATGGGCTTCACAGGGAGCTTATCCAACTGTAAAAAGGTTTAACATAGGATTCAACGTTACATTTTAA
- a CDS encoding 3-hydroxyacyl-CoA dehydrogenase/enoyl-CoA hydratase family protein — protein sequence MKRRINKVAVIGSGIMGSGIACHFANIGVEVLLLDIVPRELTEKEKKQGLSLEDKQVRNRIVNTALQDALKSKPSPIYHKDFANRIKTGNLEDDISKVSEVDWIMEVVVERLDIKKQVFDNLEKHRKPGTLITSNTSGIPIQQMNEGRSEDFQKHFCGTHFFNPPRYLRLFEIIPGPDTSEEVLEFLNEYGEKFLGKTSVVAKDTPAFIGNRIGTYSIMSLFHMVKELDLTIEEVDKLTGPVIGRQKSATFRTVDLVGLDTLKHVAEGLHKGVPTDEEHDLFAMPDYINTMVENEWFGSKSGQGFYKKIKKDDGSSEIQSLDLNTLEYRAQKKANFATLELTKTIDKVSERFKVLVDGKDKAGDFYRKNFAAIFAYASKRIPEITDELYKIDDAMKAGYGWEHGPFEIWDAIGVEKGIEIMKAEGKEPAAWVNEMLEKENKGFYTVKDGNTWYYDIPAKEYKKIPGQDAFIILDNIRESKKVFSNSGVVVEDLGDGILNVEFRSKMNSIGGDVLDGLNKAIDLAEKEYQGLVVANTGKNFSVGANIGMIFMMAVEQEYDELNMAIKYFQDTMMRMRYSSIPTVAAPHAMTLGGGCELSLHADKVVAAAETYIGLVEFGVGVIPGGGGSKEMTLRAADTFQKDDVELNRLREHFLTIGMAKVSTSAYEAYDLNILQKGKDIVVVNPDRQLAIAKKHALLMAENGYTKPVKRTDIKVLGKQALGAFYVGTDQMFAGKYISEHDKKIANKLAYVMAGGDLSENSYVSEQYLLDLEREAFLSLTGERKTLERLQHMLQKGKPLRN from the coding sequence ATGAAAAGACGAATCAACAAAGTTGCAGTTATAGGTTCGGGGATAATGGGAAGTGGTATTGCCTGCCATTTCGCCAACATTGGCGTAGAGGTGCTACTACTGGATATTGTTCCCCGGGAACTGACCGAAAAAGAAAAAAAACAGGGTCTTAGCCTGGAAGACAAACAGGTGAGGAACCGTATTGTAAACACGGCGCTGCAGGATGCTTTAAAATCCAAGCCCTCTCCTATTTATCATAAAGACTTTGCCAATCGTATTAAAACCGGAAACCTGGAAGATGATATCTCAAAAGTATCTGAAGTTGACTGGATCATGGAGGTTGTTGTGGAGCGCCTGGATATTAAAAAGCAGGTTTTTGACAATCTTGAAAAACACCGCAAACCGGGAACATTGATCACCTCCAATACTTCAGGGATACCTATTCAACAAATGAATGAGGGCCGAAGTGAAGATTTTCAGAAACACTTCTGCGGAACCCACTTCTTTAATCCGCCGCGATATTTGAGACTGTTTGAAATTATTCCGGGGCCAGACACTTCCGAAGAAGTACTGGAATTCCTTAATGAATACGGTGAGAAATTCCTTGGTAAAACTTCTGTAGTCGCAAAAGACACTCCGGCCTTTATTGGTAACAGGATTGGCACTTACAGTATCATGAGCCTTTTCCATATGGTGAAAGAGCTAGACCTTACTATTGAAGAAGTTGACAAACTTACAGGTCCAGTTATAGGAAGGCAAAAATCTGCCACTTTTAGAACTGTAGATCTTGTGGGGCTTGACACCCTAAAGCATGTTGCTGAAGGCCTTCACAAAGGAGTGCCTACAGATGAAGAACACGACCTCTTTGCCATGCCCGATTATATTAACACCATGGTCGAGAATGAATGGTTTGGAAGCAAAAGCGGACAGGGTTTCTACAAAAAAATTAAAAAAGACGATGGTTCAAGTGAAATCCAGTCACTTGACCTTAATACTCTTGAGTACCGGGCGCAAAAAAAGGCAAATTTTGCTACTCTTGAATTAACGAAAACGATTGATAAGGTATCGGAAAGGTTTAAAGTACTTGTTGACGGTAAAGATAAGGCCGGGGACTTCTACCGAAAGAATTTCGCTGCTATTTTCGCCTATGCCTCCAAGAGAATTCCTGAAATTACCGATGAACTCTACAAAATAGATGACGCCATGAAAGCCGGATATGGCTGGGAACATGGGCCGTTTGAGATTTGGGACGCCATTGGTGTTGAAAAAGGTATCGAGATCATGAAAGCTGAAGGTAAAGAGCCTGCAGCCTGGGTGAACGAAATGCTTGAAAAAGAAAATAAAGGCTTCTATACCGTTAAAGACGGCAATACCTGGTATTACGATATTCCGGCTAAGGAATACAAAAAGATTCCGGGGCAGGATGCATTTATCATTCTGGATAACATCAGGGAGTCTAAAAAAGTCTTTAGCAACAGCGGGGTTGTGGTAGAAGACCTGGGTGACGGTATTTTGAATGTGGAATTCCGAAGTAAGATGAATTCTATTGGCGGAGATGTTCTTGACGGACTCAATAAAGCCATTGATCTTGCTGAAAAAGAATACCAGGGACTGGTAGTTGCCAACACCGGAAAAAACTTCTCGGTAGGCGCCAACATAGGAATGATCTTTATGATGGCTGTTGAGCAGGAATATGATGAGCTCAATATGGCTATAAAATATTTCCAGGACACCATGATGAGAATGCGCTACTCCTCTATTCCAACAGTTGCAGCACCACACGCTATGACTTTGGGTGGTGGATGTGAACTTTCATTACACGCAGATAAAGTTGTCGCTGCAGCCGAGACTTACATAGGACTTGTAGAATTTGGAGTTGGGGTAATTCCCGGCGGTGGAGGCTCCAAGGAAATGACCCTGCGTGCTGCCGATACCTTCCAGAAAGATGATGTGGAGTTGAACCGACTTCGCGAACATTTCCTTACCATAGGAATGGCAAAAGTTTCCACTTCAGCTTACGAGGCCTACGACCTGAATATTCTTCAGAAAGGAAAAGATATCGTAGTGGTAAATCCCGATCGCCAGCTGGCAATTGCTAAAAAACACGCGCTGCTCATGGCTGAAAACGGCTACACCAAACCTGTGAAGAGAACTGATATTAAAGTACTGGGAAAACAAGCTCTTGGTGCTTTTTATGTAGGGACAGATCAAATGTTCGCCGGTAAATACATAAGCGAACATGACAAAAAGATCGCCAACAAACTCGCCTATGTGATGGCCGGGGGCGATTTATCTGAAAACTCTTACGTGAGCGAACAATACCTGCTCGATTTGGAAAGAGAAGCATTCCTTTCCTTAACAGGAGAAAGAAAAACCCTGGAAAGGTTGCAGCACATGTTGCAGAAGGGGAAACCATTGAGAAACTAA
- a CDS encoding NUDIX hydrolase encodes MIHDYSFEDKVLLAVDCIIFGFDEEDLQILLIKRDFEPEKGKWSLMGGFLKKDEDLDQAANRILHHLTGINNVYMEQLYNFSKVNRDPAERTLSVAYYALINIAEHRQELTEKYSAKWFKISDYPSLIFDHDQMVQKAIARLRYRTSTNPIGFELLPEKFTMRQLQKLYETILNEKLDKRNFINKIKSLDILVKLKEKDMVSSRKGSFLYKFDAKKYNAKVEEGFSFKL; translated from the coding sequence ATGATTCACGATTACAGTTTTGAAGATAAAGTCTTGCTGGCTGTAGATTGTATAATTTTTGGTTTTGATGAAGAAGATTTACAAATCCTTCTGATCAAGAGAGATTTTGAACCTGAAAAAGGTAAATGGTCCCTTATGGGAGGATTTTTGAAAAAAGACGAAGATCTCGACCAGGCTGCTAACAGAATCCTTCATCATCTTACCGGAATTAATAATGTCTATATGGAGCAGCTTTACAATTTTAGTAAAGTAAATCGTGATCCTGCAGAAAGAACATTGTCCGTCGCTTACTATGCACTCATCAATATTGCCGAGCACAGACAAGAATTAACAGAAAAGTATTCCGCAAAATGGTTTAAAATATCTGACTATCCCAGTTTGATTTTTGACCATGATCAAATGGTTCAAAAAGCCATTGCCAGGCTTCGTTACAGAACCTCAACAAACCCTATTGGTTTTGAATTGCTTCCTGAAAAATTTACTATGCGTCAACTACAGAAATTGTACGAGACAATCTTAAATGAAAAATTAGATAAAAGAAATTTTATCAATAAAATCAAATCTTTGGATATTCTGGTGAAATTAAAAGAAAAAGATATGGTTTCTTCACGAAAAGGTTCATTCCTATATAAGTTTGATGCAAAAAAATACAATGCAAAAGTAGAAGAAGGTTTTTCCTTCAAATTATAG
- a CDS encoding type I phosphomannose isomerase catalytic subunit yields the protein MLNYPIKFEPILKEKIWGGNKLKNILNKNSSREDLGESWEISGVKGDISVVQNGALKGQTLNALLEKYKDGLLGKKNFKKFGAEFPLLIKFIDAKTELSVQLHPHDDIAKKRHDSFGKTEMWYIMQADEGAEINVGFKKSISKEEYLEHLSSGKITELLNFEKVQKGDSFFINTGKVHAIGAGVLLAEIQQTSDITYRIYDWDRVDAEGNSRELHTDLALDAIDFERKDDFKRGYERVENQSTNIASCEYFTTNFLPVKGRVAKDYSQLDSFVIYMCVSGEAEVSVDDNSEKIVQGQTLLIPAENNEVQITSEDAELLEVFVE from the coding sequence ATGCTTAATTACCCTATAAAATTCGAACCCATCCTGAAAGAAAAGATCTGGGGTGGAAACAAGTTAAAGAACATATTAAATAAAAACAGCAGCAGGGAAGATCTTGGTGAAAGCTGGGAAATTTCGGGTGTGAAAGGTGATATTTCTGTAGTGCAAAATGGTGCTCTAAAAGGGCAGACGCTAAATGCCCTTTTAGAGAAGTATAAAGATGGACTTTTAGGCAAGAAAAACTTTAAGAAGTTTGGAGCTGAATTTCCCCTGTTGATCAAGTTTATTGATGCCAAGACAGAGCTTTCGGTGCAACTTCATCCGCATGACGATATCGCCAAAAAACGCCATGATTCCTTCGGAAAAACTGAAATGTGGTACATTATGCAGGCCGATGAAGGTGCAGAGATCAACGTGGGCTTCAAAAAGAGCATTTCCAAAGAAGAATATCTGGAGCATCTTAGCTCTGGTAAGATCACAGAATTGCTGAACTTTGAAAAAGTGCAAAAAGGCGATTCATTTTTTATCAACACCGGGAAGGTTCACGCCATTGGTGCGGGGGTACTTCTGGCTGAAATTCAGCAAACTTCGGATATAACCTACAGGATTTATGACTGGGACAGGGTAGATGCCGAAGGGAATTCCCGAGAACTGCACACCGATCTTGCACTTGATGCAATAGATTTTGAGAGAAAAGATGATTTTAAAAGAGGTTATGAGCGGGTTGAAAATCAATCGACCAACATTGCAAGTTGTGAATACTTTACTACCAATTTTCTTCCGGTGAAGGGGAGAGTGGCAAAAGATTATTCTCAGCTCGATTCATTTGTGATTTACATGTGTGTAAGTGGCGAAGCTGAAGTAAGTGTGGATGATAATTCAGAAAAAATAGTTCAGGGGCAAACCCTGCTTATTCCGGCTGAAAATAATGAGGTGCAAATAACTTCAGAAGACGCAGAGCTGCTCGAGGTTTTTGTGGAATAA